A single window of Psychrobacter raelei DNA harbors:
- a CDS encoding phenylacetate--CoA ligase family protein, which produces MSIKEKLFSKTPYFIQNSAIALFNNYQYKMRHGGVYNAFRDYYARAELMNEFELHREIDAKKNEFFNYVEAKSPWYKNYNFNEFQSLPILEKSDVINKLALIQTIDEKDGVISLTGGTTGASMKVVYTKSDMQERFAILDHFRAKHGYELGKKTAWFSGKNLISEKHLKKNICSHYDFLNKIKFYSTFHINQKNFDTYWKSLNKFQPEFIVGFPSSVYEICKIADKKGLKLKRKVKVFFPTAETVLPEHRKLIAKVMGCKTVDQYASSEGAPFILECAAGSLHIHPLTGIFEVVDENLKPSLEGEMLVTSFTTHGTPLIRYRIGDGIKLAPSNIKCDCGSSFPLVERIDGRTTDYVLSPTHGKVNLGNISNSTKNIEGIVKFQVIQSSLDKVKVLIVSNDSFTQAQSQKFKAALEERFGPKLLIEVELVEEITKEKSGKFRLVKNLLGSKNV; this is translated from the coding sequence ATGAGCATTAAAGAGAAGTTATTTTCTAAGACTCCATATTTCATTCAAAACTCAGCTATTGCTTTGTTTAATAACTACCAGTATAAGATGCGTCATGGCGGCGTTTACAATGCTTTTAGAGATTATTATGCAAGAGCTGAATTAATGAATGAGTTTGAACTTCATAGAGAAATTGATGCGAAAAAAAATGAATTCTTTAATTATGTTGAAGCTAAATCTCCTTGGTACAAAAATTATAACTTTAATGAGTTTCAGTCACTACCAATTTTAGAAAAAAGTGATGTGATTAATAAATTAGCATTAATCCAAACTATTGATGAGAAAGATGGTGTTATAAGCTTAACTGGAGGAACAACCGGCGCCTCCATGAAAGTAGTTTATACTAAAAGTGATATGCAGGAACGTTTTGCGATATTAGATCACTTTAGAGCTAAGCATGGCTATGAGTTAGGCAAGAAAACGGCTTGGTTTTCAGGTAAAAACCTAATCTCTGAAAAACACCTGAAAAAAAACATCTGCTCTCACTACGACTTTCTAAATAAAATTAAATTCTATTCGACATTTCACATAAACCAAAAGAATTTTGATACTTATTGGAAGTCATTAAATAAGTTTCAGCCTGAATTTATTGTAGGCTTCCCTTCTAGTGTCTACGAAATATGTAAAATTGCTGATAAAAAAGGGCTTAAGTTGAAAAGAAAAGTTAAGGTTTTTTTCCCAACAGCAGAAACTGTACTACCTGAGCATAGGAAACTGATAGCTAAAGTGATGGGCTGTAAAACGGTCGATCAATATGCTTCATCAGAGGGCGCACCTTTCATCTTAGAATGCGCAGCAGGATCTTTGCATATTCACCCCTTAACAGGCATATTTGAAGTTGTAGATGAAAACCTAAAACCTTCTCTAGAAGGAGAGATGCTAGTTACTTCTTTCACAACACATGGTACTCCGCTTATTAGATATCGTATAGGAGATGGCATAAAACTAGCGCCTTCAAATATAAAGTGTGACTGTGGCTCAAGCTTTCCATTAGTTGAACGAATTGATGGTAGAACTACAGACTATGTTCTCTCGCCGACACATGGCAAGGTTAACCTAGGGAATATTAGTAATAGTACGAAAAATATAGAAGGTATAGTTAAGTTTCAAGTAATTCAGAGTAGCCTTGATAAGGTTAAGGTTTTAATAGTATCAAATGACAGCTTTACTCAAGCTCAAAGTCAAAAATTTAAAGCTGCACTAGAAGAAAGATTCGGCCCAAAGCTGTTGATTGAAGTAGAGCTAGTAGAGGAAATAACTAAAGAAAAAAGCGGTAAATTCAGATTAGTAAAAAACTTACTAGGTTCAAAAAATGTTTGA
- a CDS encoding GNAT family N-acetyltransferase, producing the protein MNNKWIDNEQDLELVKQLFNNNDSPRTLQHLKWQYIDSYCQEGRLVLGGIDPTLLKGLTGIYAIFQNRFISDNQKVTASQSLDTLVAPEARGQGLFNKLASQVYDEAKNRGIAFVYGFPNGNSAHGFFNKLDWINLDPIPFLVLPLRSHYILSKMPIINKVSNLLPNITYLKKIKYQTSFDIVENIPIDSNYDQLWTAFSKKINTGLIRDAKYVNWRLSRPGEDYQNVAILDNKGEMQAICIYSLKEKHGGLIGYIMELIYLDDKLGSIALNKALQNLKDSHCDAVLAWNFNHSPNHAAYKANGFLPLPEKIRPIELHFGVRIFNENLRETLSDRNKWYLSYFDSDTV; encoded by the coding sequence ATGAATAATAAATGGATAGACAATGAGCAGGACCTAGAGCTGGTTAAGCAACTCTTTAATAACAATGATAGCCCTCGTACCCTACAACATTTGAAATGGCAATACATAGATAGTTATTGTCAAGAAGGTAGACTGGTACTAGGAGGCATTGATCCAACCCTATTAAAAGGCCTAACCGGTATCTATGCTATTTTTCAAAACAGATTTATATCTGACAATCAAAAAGTTACTGCCTCACAATCTCTAGATACCTTGGTTGCTCCTGAAGCCAGAGGTCAGGGGCTGTTTAACAAGTTAGCCTCACAAGTTTATGATGAGGCAAAAAACCGAGGTATCGCTTTTGTTTATGGATTTCCAAATGGTAACTCTGCCCATGGCTTCTTTAATAAACTAGACTGGATAAACTTAGACCCCATTCCTTTTCTAGTTTTACCCTTACGTTCACATTACATCTTATCAAAGATGCCTATTATAAATAAGGTATCTAATTTATTACCTAATATTACATATTTAAAGAAGATTAAGTATCAGACTAGTTTCGATATAGTCGAAAACATACCCATTGATTCTAATTACGATCAGCTATGGACTGCTTTTTCTAAAAAAATAAATACAGGCCTTATTAGGGACGCTAAATATGTCAATTGGCGACTCTCTCGCCCTGGTGAAGATTATCAGAATGTTGCTATACTCGATAACAAGGGTGAAATGCAAGCTATTTGTATTTACTCCCTTAAAGAGAAGCATGGTGGCTTAATAGGTTACATTATGGAGCTTATATACTTAGATGATAAATTAGGCTCTATTGCTTTGAATAAAGCTTTACAAAACTTAAAAGATAGTCATTGCGATGCAGTATTAGCGTGGAACTTTAATCACTCGCCTAACCATGCTGCATACAAAGCTAATGGCTTTTTACCACTACCTGAAAAAATCAGACCTATAGAACTACACTTTGGGGTTAGAATCTTTAATGAGAACCTGAGAGAAACCTTAAGCGATAGAAACAAATGGTACTTAAGCTATTTTGATTCTGATACGGTATAG
- a CDS encoding glycosyltransferase encodes MNKIALYIPSMNGGGAERVMLALANGLAEKDIQVDLLLNRVDGPYLKDASKKVNIVNLNTSRTLRSILPLAKYLRTERPNAILSAMNYVNIVTVMAKLISNSDTKVIVSEHINLTESNKSSSTITHHILKLLMSYTYNKADKIVAVSNGVAESLIHEINIEANKLTTIYNPIFSEDLVRRSDEPVSHPWLNENALPLVLAVGRLTHQKDFATLIHAFKKVLKNKACNLIILGEGELRCELEKLIKDLNLQDNVQLPGFVNNPYAWMSKADLFVLSSIYEGFGNVLVEAMACGTPVVSTDCPSGPSEILENGRWGSLVPTNDPDSLAEAILKALNNTKFKSELVKKRAEDFSVDNSLSGYIAVFAP; translated from the coding sequence ATGAATAAAATTGCTTTATACATCCCATCAATGAACGGCGGTGGTGCGGAAAGAGTTATGTTAGCTCTTGCTAATGGGCTAGCTGAAAAAGATATTCAAGTCGATTTATTACTAAATAGAGTAGATGGCCCGTATCTGAAAGATGCATCAAAAAAAGTTAATATAGTTAATTTAAACACTTCAAGAACCCTTAGAAGTATATTGCCTTTAGCTAAATATCTACGTACAGAGAGGCCTAATGCTATTTTATCAGCTATGAACTACGTTAATATTGTAACAGTAATGGCTAAGTTGATTAGCAACTCGGATACCAAAGTTATTGTTAGCGAACACATCAATCTAACAGAATCCAATAAGTCATCAAGCACTATCACACACCATATCCTAAAACTTCTAATGAGCTACACTTATAACAAGGCTGATAAAATCGTAGCAGTATCTAATGGTGTTGCAGAATCCCTAATTCACGAAATTAATATAGAAGCGAATAAACTTACTACTATTTATAATCCAATTTTTTCAGAAGACTTAGTTAGACGTTCTGATGAGCCAGTTTCACATCCCTGGCTTAATGAAAACGCACTTCCATTGGTCTTAGCTGTAGGTAGGCTTACTCATCAAAAAGACTTTGCTACACTAATACATGCTTTTAAAAAAGTACTAAAAAACAAGGCCTGTAATTTAATTATTCTTGGAGAAGGAGAGCTTAGATGTGAATTAGAAAAATTAATCAAAGACTTAAATCTACAAGATAACGTACAACTTCCTGGGTTTGTTAATAATCCTTATGCATGGATGTCTAAAGCGGACCTCTTTGTACTCTCTTCAATATATGAGGGTTTTGGTAATGTCTTAGTAGAAGCTATGGCATGTGGTACCCCTGTAGTTAGCACAGATTGTCCTAGTGGCCCGAGTGAGATCTTGGAAAATGGTCGTTGGGGAAGCCTTGTTCCAACCAATGATCCTGATAGTTTAGCTGAAGCTATATTAAAAGCTTTGAATAATACTAAATTTAAATCAGAATTAGTAAAAAAACGAGCCGAAGATTTCAGTGTAGACAACTCCTTAAGTGGCTATATAGCAGTTTTTGCTCCATAG
- a CDS encoding NAD-dependent epimerase/dehydratase family protein, with amino-acid sequence MTQYKKTQQDLIAAPKTWLVTGVAGFIGSNLLETLLKLNQTVVGLDNFATGYQKNLDEVQGLVSSEQWQRFSFIEGDIRSFADCQKACSGIDYVLHQAALGSVPRSLADPITTNDVNISGFLNMLTAARDAEVKSFTYAASSSTYGDHPGLPKVEYKIGKPLSPYAVTKYVNELYADVFARSYGFKSVGLRYFNVFGRRQDPDGAYAAVIPKWTAAMIKNDTVFINGDGDTSRDFCYIENTVQANILAATTQNSEAINQVYNVAIGDRTTLNELFNAIKSALADNGVTYEQEPTYRDFRPGDVRHSQADVSKANSLLGYEPKFNISQGIDEAMAWYVRKLK; translated from the coding sequence ATGACCCAATATAAAAAGACTCAACAAGACTTAATTGCTGCGCCTAAGACCTGGCTTGTAACAGGGGTGGCTGGTTTTATTGGCTCGAACCTGCTTGAGACCTTATTAAAGCTAAATCAAACAGTAGTGGGTCTGGATAACTTCGCTACTGGCTATCAGAAAAACTTAGATGAGGTTCAAGGCTTAGTATCTAGTGAGCAATGGCAGCGCTTTAGCTTCATTGAGGGTGATATTCGTAGCTTTGCAGACTGCCAAAAAGCCTGCTCTGGCATAGACTATGTGCTACATCAAGCCGCCCTTGGTTCAGTACCTCGTTCACTTGCGGACCCTATCACCACCAATGACGTCAATATCTCAGGCTTCTTGAACATGCTAACTGCTGCCCGTGATGCAGAAGTAAAAAGCTTTACCTATGCCGCCAGTAGTTCAACTTATGGTGACCACCCTGGCCTACCTAAAGTAGAATACAAAATTGGTAAGCCCTTATCTCCTTATGCGGTCACTAAATATGTAAACGAGCTGTATGCTGATGTATTCGCTCGCTCTTATGGATTTAAGAGTGTTGGCTTGCGCTACTTTAACGTCTTTGGTCGTCGTCAAGATCCAGACGGCGCCTATGCTGCAGTAATCCCTAAGTGGACTGCTGCCATGATCAAAAACGATACGGTATTTATCAATGGCGATGGTGATACCAGCCGTGACTTCTGCTATATCGAAAATACGGTACAAGCTAATATCTTAGCCGCTACTACGCAAAATTCAGAGGCTATCAACCAAGTATATAACGTGGCTATAGGCGATCGTACTACACTTAATGAGCTGTTTAATGCGATTAAGTCAGCATTAGCAGATAACGGTGTAACTTACGAGCAGGAGCCGACTTATCGCGACTTTAGACCAGGCGATGTGCGTCATAGTCAAGCCGATGTCAGTAAAGCCAATAGCCTACTTGGATATGAGCCGAAATTTAATATCTCTCAAGGTATTGATGAAGCGATGGCTTGGTATGTTAGGAAACTAAAGTAG
- a CDS encoding oligosaccharide flippase family protein — protein sequence MKSNIFKKLSNNNLARNVLIVASGTAAAQIIALILMPIITRLYGPESYGKLGVFITVITILTPISTMALPSAIVLPEKDSESRAIARLSLIIALLVSTILSLVFIAANDLLVNLSTFQNLGNLIWFLPLALLFTSCQDVYTQWIIRKKEFKDLSKVSVSHSLLNYGTQALIGFKYPFTYILIAIHTIGIFVRALMLYYFSKDIRSTSLKSDRNSKPSALRILRKYYDFPMYRAPEMLLSAISQGMPVILLSTYFSLTIAGFYTLTRTVLAIPINLLGSSIQSVFYPHFNEAVLNNSKTTSLLMKPTLTLLYVGLVPLVLTIFFAPFAFSLVFGDEWYEAGKYAQWLSIWFLFTLVSRPSISAIPVFKLQGWLLIFELISTIVKILALFIGYYYFNNPIVAISLFSITGSLAFLILILKVFKHAATLDNKIK from the coding sequence ATGAAATCTAATATATTCAAAAAACTTAGCAATAACAACTTAGCAAGAAATGTATTAATAGTCGCTAGCGGGACTGCTGCCGCCCAAATTATTGCTTTGATCTTAATGCCTATTATTACACGACTATATGGGCCGGAAAGCTATGGAAAACTAGGTGTTTTCATCACAGTAATAACGATATTAACACCTATCTCCACAATGGCATTACCTAGTGCAATCGTATTACCTGAAAAAGACTCTGAATCTAGGGCAATTGCTCGGCTTTCGCTTATTATTGCTCTGCTAGTCTCTACAATACTTAGTTTAGTGTTTATAGCAGCTAATGACTTATTAGTAAATCTCTCAACCTTCCAAAACCTTGGTAATTTGATTTGGTTTTTACCTTTAGCACTTTTATTCACCTCATGTCAAGATGTTTATACTCAGTGGATCATTAGAAAAAAAGAATTTAAAGATTTATCTAAAGTTTCAGTTAGTCATTCATTATTAAATTATGGGACACAAGCACTTATAGGTTTTAAATACCCTTTTACTTATATACTGATTGCAATTCATACTATTGGAATATTCGTTAGAGCTTTAATGCTATATTATTTTAGTAAAGATATTAGAAGCACTTCATTAAAGAGTGATCGTAATAGTAAACCTTCAGCCTTGAGAATACTGAGGAAGTACTACGACTTCCCAATGTATAGAGCCCCTGAAATGTTGCTCAGCGCAATATCCCAAGGTATGCCAGTTATTTTATTATCCACATACTTTAGTTTAACTATTGCAGGGTTTTATACACTTACACGAACAGTATTAGCCATTCCCATAAATTTATTAGGCTCCTCAATACAGAGTGTATTTTACCCACATTTTAATGAAGCTGTATTAAACAACTCTAAAACCACAAGTCTTTTAATGAAGCCTACTTTGACCTTACTATATGTAGGACTGGTACCACTTGTGCTAACCATATTCTTTGCACCTTTTGCTTTTTCTTTAGTCTTTGGAGATGAATGGTACGAAGCTGGCAAGTATGCACAATGGCTATCAATATGGTTTTTATTTACATTAGTCAGCCGACCGAGTATTTCCGCTATTCCTGTATTTAAACTTCAAGGATGGTTGTTGATATTCGAACTAATATCAACAATAGTGAAAATTCTGGCTTTGTTTATTGGTTATTACTATTTCAATAACCCAATCGTAGCCATATCACTTTTTAGTATTACTGGCTCGCTTGCTTTCTTAATTCTAATATTAAAAGTTTTTAAGCATGCAGCAACTTTGGATAATAAAATAAAATAG
- the asnB gene encoding asparagine synthase (glutamine-hydrolyzing): MCGLTGFLKGASFSMREDSLVILKTMTDSIVHRGPDSEGHWIDKDNEIALGHRRLSILDLSDAGHQPMQSDDNRYVITFNGEIYNHLEIRSEIESKFSGIYWNGHSDTETLLKSIEVFGWEGTLTKLIGMFAIALWDKKKSALYLARDRFGEKPLYYGWQGDTLLFGSELKPLTLHPAFEKKLNKGAIGLLLKHGYIPTPHSIWDNIFKLPAAHYLIITGGDTSPKPICYWSFKDLVEKSDSNKLDIGDDSAVENLENLLTESIKRQMISDVPLGALLSGGVDSSLVAALMQDISDIPIKTFSIGFEDPKFDESKHAEAVADHLGTDHTTLIMGPGDLLDLVPEIAKIYDEPFADSSQLPTTIVSRLAKQHVTVALSGDAGDETFGGYSRYYLIQKLWKNLDKLPHPLRNKLSTLLTTITPEQSNLLLGWLFSRVKQAALPDKLYKLGERLENVDSFESLYLAYVSEINNPTKLVKGLDSLPQYLLGSINEWPELNNPIEKLMALDTLTYLTDDILVKVDRAAMSASLELRAPFLDHNLVKYAWQLPFEFKYRDGQTKWILRQVLYKHVPKELIERPKQGFGVPLNDWLRGPLKDWAEDLLSVQFLEEQNIFHTDEIRNMWRHHLSGTRHYGARLWSILMFQAWYKENFELNKTP; the protein is encoded by the coding sequence ATGTGTGGATTAACTGGCTTTCTAAAGGGCGCTTCTTTTTCTATGAGAGAAGATAGCTTAGTTATTTTGAAAACAATGACAGACTCAATAGTTCATCGAGGACCAGACTCAGAAGGTCATTGGATAGATAAGGATAATGAAATCGCTTTAGGTCATCGCAGATTATCTATATTAGATTTGAGCGATGCAGGACATCAGCCAATGCAGTCTGATGACAATAGATACGTCATTACTTTTAATGGTGAAATATATAACCATTTAGAAATTCGTTCAGAAATCGAGTCTAAATTTTCAGGAATCTACTGGAATGGTCATTCCGATACAGAAACGCTTCTAAAATCAATCGAGGTGTTTGGCTGGGAAGGTACTTTAACAAAACTTATAGGCATGTTTGCAATCGCGCTATGGGATAAAAAGAAAAGTGCGCTCTATTTAGCACGTGATAGATTTGGAGAGAAACCACTTTATTATGGCTGGCAAGGTGACACCCTTTTATTTGGTTCTGAATTAAAACCGCTCACCTTACATCCAGCTTTTGAAAAGAAGTTAAATAAAGGTGCTATAGGCCTGTTACTTAAGCACGGCTATATACCTACCCCCCACTCTATCTGGGATAATATATTCAAGCTACCCGCTGCGCACTATCTTATTATTACTGGAGGCGATACTAGTCCAAAACCTATTTGCTATTGGTCATTTAAAGATTTAGTAGAAAAGTCTGATTCCAATAAGTTGGATATTGGTGATGATTCTGCAGTAGAAAATCTGGAGAATCTATTAACAGAAAGCATCAAAAGACAGATGATCTCGGATGTTCCTTTAGGTGCCTTATTATCTGGAGGAGTAGACTCTTCATTAGTAGCTGCACTAATGCAAGATATCTCTGATATACCTATTAAAACGTTTAGCATTGGCTTTGAAGATCCAAAGTTTGACGAATCTAAACACGCAGAGGCTGTAGCTGATCATTTAGGTACGGATCACACCACTCTAATCATGGGACCAGGTGATTTATTAGACTTAGTACCTGAGATTGCGAAAATATACGATGAACCATTTGCAGATAGCTCACAGCTACCTACTACTATTGTATCAAGATTAGCCAAGCAGCATGTTACAGTGGCTTTAAGCGGTGATGCAGGTGATGAGACTTTTGGAGGATATAGCCGTTATTACTTAATACAAAAGCTATGGAAAAATTTAGACAAACTGCCTCATCCCCTACGTAACAAGCTGAGCACATTACTGACTACGATAACGCCTGAGCAATCTAATTTATTACTAGGTTGGCTCTTTAGCAGAGTTAAGCAAGCAGCGCTACCTGATAAGCTATATAAACTTGGGGAGCGCCTTGAAAATGTGGACTCATTCGAAAGTTTATACTTGGCATATGTCAGTGAAATTAATAACCCAACAAAATTAGTTAAAGGGTTAGATAGCTTGCCTCAATACTTACTAGGTAGTATTAACGAATGGCCTGAGCTAAACAATCCTATTGAGAAGCTGATGGCTTTAGACACCCTCACCTATTTAACCGATGATATTTTGGTAAAGGTGGATCGTGCAGCTATGTCCGCTTCATTAGAATTAAGAGCACCGTTCTTAGATCATAACTTAGTAAAGTATGCATGGCAGCTTCCTTTTGAATTTAAATATAGAGATGGTCAAACTAAATGGATTTTACGTCAAGTCTTATATAAGCATGTACCTAAAGAATTAATCGAAAGACCTAAACAGGGCTTTGGCGTGCCTTTAAATGATTGGCTCCGCGGACCACTAAAAGATTGGGCTGAAGATTTACTTAGTGTTCAGTTTTTAGAAGAACAAAATATCTTTCATACCGATGAGATTCGTAATATGTGGCGTCATCACTTATCAGGTACTAGGCATTATGGCGCAAGGCTATGGTCAATATTAATGTTCCAAGCTTGGTATAAAGAAAACTTTGAACTAAATAAAACTCCCTAG
- a CDS encoding glycosyltransferase, protein MKVIHIITGGNGRGGAEGALLRLVNQTSDSIEHTVYTLQDMPDYAPDFSKVGINLKSLNIKAPKQFVLNLAKFKKDIREIQPDVIQTWMRHPNFMFGLIGKSLGIPVVWNIRQGTLNRKTLGFKNTVILKVNAALSKNIPTKIINCSLRSINLHKKEGYADKFVYIPNGSYIEKKLYSKESPNSTASIFTLGHVGRYSTAKNHKLFIHAFSQFHSAYKDTYALMAGPGVTLSNINFEENFASILNDSYELLGQIDTREELSDIYKRMDCLVLSSITEGFPNVLIEAMSFGVPCISTDVGDAREIIADTGWIVPSDDQEALENALEEAYHEYMSSPEKWAARRKKAYDRVIENYSIEKMCERYIDVWNEAINQSNHTRRKK, encoded by the coding sequence ATGAAAGTTATCCATATAATTACAGGTGGCAATGGCCGCGGTGGAGCAGAAGGTGCTCTTCTAAGACTTGTGAATCAGACATCTGATTCTATAGAGCATACTGTGTATACACTACAGGATATGCCTGACTATGCCCCTGATTTTTCAAAGGTTGGAATCAATTTAAAATCCCTAAATATAAAAGCTCCTAAACAGTTTGTTTTAAACCTAGCAAAGTTTAAAAAGGATATTCGTGAAATTCAACCTGACGTCATCCAGACTTGGATGCGCCATCCTAATTTCATGTTTGGGCTTATAGGTAAAAGTCTAGGTATCCCAGTTGTATGGAATATAAGACAAGGCACTCTTAATAGAAAAACTTTAGGCTTTAAAAATACAGTTATTCTAAAAGTTAATGCAGCCTTGTCTAAGAACATACCAACTAAAATAATAAACTGCTCTTTACGCTCTATTAATCTACATAAAAAAGAGGGTTATGCTGACAAATTCGTATATATTCCTAATGGCAGCTACATTGAGAAAAAGCTTTATTCAAAAGAATCTCCTAACTCAACAGCCTCTATTTTTACTTTAGGGCATGTCGGTAGATATAGCACAGCAAAAAACCATAAGCTCTTTATACATGCCTTTAGTCAATTTCATTCCGCTTATAAGGATACTTACGCCTTAATGGCAGGGCCAGGCGTAACCCTTAGTAACATAAACTTCGAGGAAAATTTCGCTTCGATACTAAATGATTCGTATGAGTTATTGGGCCAAATAGATACAAGAGAGGAACTTTCTGATATTTATAAGAGAATGGACTGCCTAGTATTAAGTAGTATTACTGAGGGCTTCCCCAATGTACTTATTGAAGCTATGAGCTTTGGTGTACCATGCATCAGTACCGATGTCGGTGATGCTAGAGAAATTATTGCAGATACAGGTTGGATTGTTCCGTCAGACGATCAGGAAGCACTAGAGAATGCTTTGGAAGAGGCTTATCACGAATATATGAGCTCCCCAGAGAAATGGGCAGCTCGCAGAAAGAAAGCTTATGACAGAGTTATCGAAAATTACTCAATCGAGAAAATGTGTGAGCGCTATATTGATGTATGGAATGAAGCAATAAATCAAAGTAACCATACCCGGAGAAAAAAATGA
- a CDS encoding EpsG family protein: protein MFEYKLDFYQNLLTLTILILGLFLVLVIGAKKKGDVAKILILYVWHTLFAAIYYLFSLSNVSDAKGYYRSSITEDSFQFYPGSPFVNYIASIFSRGIDASYLNTALVFSIIGALGLVLFYLSLKKYLNSLSSYWFLILLLPSMSFWTSSLSKDSISFFAVCLLIYAITTSKKTILLSSIAFFAMFMVRPHIGALILASYVIYFIIRAKVHILFKVITIPAILAGLLLSISFVEQYIGLDESSADGYMDYIDKRESVSQTGGSAVDISSMSYPMKMFTYTFRPLPFEAHSITALVNSIENTLLLFAFIYIVIKTRFKLRPFIQDKNMWLFAYLMLTSSVLALTTANLGIATRQKWMFMPVIIYLLIYVFHQYRTDSLKN from the coding sequence ATGTTTGAGTATAAGTTAGATTTTTACCAGAACCTATTAACTCTCACGATACTAATATTAGGGCTATTTCTAGTATTAGTCATTGGTGCCAAAAAAAAGGGGGATGTGGCCAAAATTCTCATACTATATGTATGGCATACTCTATTTGCAGCTATATATTACCTATTTTCACTATCTAATGTTTCAGATGCAAAAGGCTATTATAGAAGCTCAATAACTGAAGACTCTTTCCAGTTTTATCCAGGTAGTCCTTTTGTCAATTATATTGCATCAATATTTTCTCGTGGTATAGATGCAAGCTATCTGAATACAGCTTTAGTCTTCAGTATAATAGGAGCGCTTGGTCTTGTCCTTTTCTACCTGTCTTTAAAGAAATATCTAAACTCCTTATCATCGTATTGGTTTTTGATACTGCTGTTACCATCGATGAGTTTTTGGACCTCATCACTGAGTAAAGACTCAATATCTTTTTTTGCTGTATGTCTTTTGATTTATGCTATAACTACAAGTAAAAAGACTATACTACTATCATCTATTGCTTTTTTTGCGATGTTTATGGTTCGGCCTCATATTGGAGCATTGATTCTAGCTTCATATGTTATATACTTCATTATTAGAGCCAAAGTACACATTCTTTTTAAGGTTATAACTATCCCTGCCATATTAGCAGGGTTATTACTTTCTATCAGCTTTGTAGAACAGTATATAGGTTTAGACGAGTCATCTGCTGATGGCTATATGGACTATATTGATAAAAGAGAATCAGTTAGTCAAACAGGTGGTTCAGCAGTAGATATCAGTTCAATGAGCTATCCCATGAAAATGTTCACTTACACCTTTAGACCCCTACCGTTTGAGGCTCACAGTATAACCGCCTTGGTCAACAGTATTGAGAACACCCTACTTCTATTTGCCTTTATATATATTGTTATTAAAACCAGGTTTAAGCTTAGACCCTTTATACAAGATAAGAATATGTGGCTTTTTGCTTACTTAATGCTTACTTCTTCGGTGCTTGCCCTGACCACAGCAAACTTAGGTATTGCTACTAGACAGAAATGGATGTTTATGCCAGTTATTATATACCTACTAATTTATGTTTTTCATCAATACAGAACAGATTCCTTAAAAAACTAG